AACGGTAAAACCGGTCGAATATTCTGGCAAGCTCGTCGTTGCGAATGCCGATGCCATTGTCTCGAATGGAAATGTTGATCCCTTCACTATCTTTGTTATCACGGAAACCGCGGATGTCAATCTTTCCACCGGCCGGTGTGTATTTGATGGCGTTGTCCAGAAGATTGGCCATGCCCCGTTGGAGCATTCGCAAATCCCCGTCGACCATCAACGCCTCGGGCATGTCGCAGTCCATGGAAATTCCCTTGTCTTCGGCAAGCGGGCCGAAAAGGGCCAAGGCCGCGCGCACCACCTCAGCCATGTTCACCGGTTGTATCGCCATGTCCCCGGCGCCGGCATCGGTTTTGGAAATCACCAGCATGGTGTTGATCATGTCCAGCAGCCGGTCGCACTCTTCGATGGTGCTGCCGGCCAGGGCCAGAAGATCGTCCCTGGTCCCGCCGGTGGAGAGGCTGATTTCGGCCATCCCCCGGATGCGGGCCACCGGACTTTTCAGATCATGGGCAATATTATCACCCATCTCTCGGATGCCGGCAACCAGTTTCTCGATGCGGTCCAGCATCTGGTTGAAGGTCACCGCCAGCCGGTCGATCTCTTCGTGTCTCGCCGTGATCGGCACCCTTTTGCCCAGGTCCTTTTCCGATATCTGCCGGGCGGTGCGGGTGACCGCCTCCACACCGGAAAGCGCTCGGCGGGCCATGAACCATCCCACCAGAACGGCGATCAGAATCAGCGCGGACATGGAAATCAGAAACAGTTTTTTAAAAATGGCGATAAAGGCCGTATCGCTTTCCAGAGAATAACCCAGTTGCACGACGATTCCCCTGCCGATGATGCCATAACCGATGCGCACCCGATCCCTGCGTCCGGGAAGATCCACGGTTTCGTACACCCGGCCCTGTTCGGCGATCAAGCGGTCAACGGCTTTGCGGTTGACTCCGATCTGCTGCCAGTAAGACATGTTGGATGACGAAAAGGCCACGCCACTGGCGTAAAGCAGTCGAAAAAAAACTTTCTTTTCGCCTGCTGCCTGGGATTCGATCAGCATGGCCGACTTGACCTCTTCGATTCCCTGGAGGTTGTAAATGGCCTCGAACTCGGCAATCTTATCGGAAAGGCGGTTGTCCAGGCGCTGTTTCAGGTGGGTGGTAATCAGCGCGTAGAAAAAAAGAAAGGCCAGGCCGGCGGACAACGAAAAAATGGCGCCATACCACAGGGTCAATCGGAAAGAGAGCGTCCTGGGCAGCCTAATCGTTGCGGCGAAGGACATAGCCCACCCCGCGGACCGTCTGGATCATCTTTTCCGGAAAGTCCCGGTCAACCTTGTCGCGCAGACGGCAAATGCGAGCCTCGACCACGTTGGTCTGCGGATCAAAATGATAATCCCAGACGTGCTCCATGATCATGGTTTTGGAGACGACCCGGCCGGCGTTGCGCATGAGGTATTCGAGCAGAGAGTACTCCAGCGGCTGCAGTTCGATCTTTTCTCCGCCGCGGCGAACGTCCCGGGTCAGGATATCAATGGTCAGGTCTCCGCAGGTCAGACGGGTGGGTTCCCCGGCGCCGCTGGCGCGCCGGATCAGGGCCTGAACGCGGGCCAGCAGTTCGGAAAAGGCAAAGGGTTTGCTCAGATAGTCGTCCCCGCCGATCTGGAGGCCCCGGACCCGATCGTCGATTTCGCTTTTGGCGCTGAGGATAATCACCGGCGTCATCACTTTTTCCCGCCGCAGTCGTCCGATCAGACTGAGCCCGTCCATCTTGGGCAGCATGATGTCCACCACGGCCGCATCGTACGGTTCGGTCAGGGCCATGTCCAGCCCGGCACTGCCGTCCGTTGCGTGATCCACGGCAAAACCTTCGGCTTTGAATCCCTTTTTCACGAAAGAGGCGATTTTTTCGTCGTCTTCGACCAGCAATAGCCGCATCACGGTTCCTTGCTCAAGTTCGGGTTTTCTTTGTTTTCAGAGAAATATAATCGTACCGGCATCGATTGGCAAGCGCGGGCCTTGCGGCACAACCATCGTTCTTGACAAAATCAATGCCCGCTGAAACAGTAAGCTTCGATATCATCAAGCACTTAAACGGAAACGACAATGAAAAAAGAAACCATGCAACTGCAGTGGTCGGGAACGTTCGTCGAGTTGTGCATGGGCCGCGTCAACCGCAGCCAGAAAGCCAAAATCGATTCGCATTGCCCCGACTTCGAAAAGGATGTTGAATCCGGGTGGTACGAGAACGAACAGCTTCTAAAAACCGCCTTCGATGTGGAAAACTGGTGGTCCGTCGACGATCTGGATCATGTCATGGGGCTCGTTTTCGCCAACCGGACGGAACTCGAAGCGGCGATGAAGGCCATCCGTTTTGTCATTGGGGGCAAACCGGCCACCGTTGATCCCGATGCGTTTCAATTGAGTTTTTACGCTCCCGAGGAAATGGCATCGCCGGCCAAGGGTGAGCGGGTCCTCTGTCACGGGGCCCGTCGGGAGGCGCAACTTGGCTTGGCGGTGGACTTTGAACCGCCTTTCGATCCGTCGCTGGTCACCCTCTCTTTCATCGATTACCCGGATGTCGGGCTGATTCTGATCGATCTGGACTACGACGGGCACGACGACGACACCTATACTTTCGGCCGGACGACCTACCTGCAGCCACGCTTTATCTGAAAGGACTCGATCGATGACACTCCAGGACAAATTGAAAACCGATCTCAAAGAGGCCATGAAAGCCAAGGATGCCGCCAGAAAAGACGCCATCCGGGTCGTGATGGGAGAAATGGCCCGTGCGGACAAAAAGGAGTTTTCCGACGAGGAAATCGTCCGTATCCTCAAAAAGCTGATCAAATCGGAAAAGGAGATGCTGGAAAAGAGTTCTCAGGGAGATTCCTCCGCCTTTATCGAAACCATCGAGGCCTACCTTCCCCGAATGGCAACACAAGAGGAAATTCGCAGCTGGATCGAAGCCAACATCGATTTTTCCGCCTACAAAAACAAAATGCAGGCCATGGGCGCCATCATGGCCCATTTCGGATCTTCGGCGGACGGCAATTTGGTCAAGCAGGTGTTGCAGAAAATACCCGGGTAAATCGGAACGAAACCGACAGCTGTCGAACATCGACCGCACAGCATTGAAGGGCCGATACCGGTCAAAAAACCGTAATGATCCCCACCACGGCACCGGTCATACAGGTCGCCAGGATTCCGGCCACCACCGACCGCAGACCCAGGCCAACGATCTCGCTGCGTCGTTTCGGCGCCATGGTTCCCAAACCGCCGATCATGATCCCCAGGCTGCCGGGATTGGCGAATCCGCACATGGCGTAGGTCATGATGAGCAGGCTGCCCTCGCCCAGTGTGCCGGCCGGCAGGCGGCTGAGTTCCAGGTAGGCCAGCAATTCATTGAGAACGATTTTAATGCCCATCAGGCCGCCGGCCGTGGCGGCCTCGGCCCAGGGGACGCCCATGAGCCAGACGACGGGGGCCATAATTGCCCCCAGGACCCGCTGGAGGGTCAACGAACCCTCTCCGACGTCGGGCAGCAGCCCCAGCAGGGTGTTGAGCAGGTGAACCAGGGCCACCAGCACGACCAGCATGGCGACGATATTGATCAGCAGTTCGACGCCCTGGAGGGTGCCCCGGGTGACGGCGTCCATGGATCCGGCAACTTCGGAAGCCGGGGTCAGCGTTCCGCCGGTGGGGGCTTTTGTTTCGGGAATCATAACCTTGGCCACGGTCACAGCCGCCGGGACGCTGATGATGGAGGCGGTGAGAATGTGGCCCATGACGCCTGGAATGAGGTCTCCCAGGATACTGGCATACAGGACCATTACCGTACCGGCAATGGTTGCCATGCCCGCCGTCATCAGGGTGAACAGTTCACTGCGGGTCATCGCTTCCAGGTAGGGTCTGACGAAAAGGGGCGACTCCACCATACCCACGAACACGTTGGCCGACACCGCCAGGCCTTCGGCCCCGCCCACGCCCATGGTTTTTTTCAGGCACCAGGAAAAGCCCTGCACCACCAGCGGCAGGATGCGCCAGTAAAACAGCAGGGCGGACAGGGCGCTGATTACCAGCACCAGCGGCAGGGCCCGAAAGGCCAGGATGAAGGAAGCCCCGGGGTAGGCCTCGGCAAATGGCAGTTCGGCGCCGCCCAGGTAGCCGAACACGAAAGACGTTCCGGCGGTCGTTGCCCCTTCCAGGGCCATCACCGCCTCGTTGAGCAGCAGGAAAAGCTGCATGCAGGCCGGCAGCTTCAAAAGTACCAGCCCGAGGAGCAGCTGGGCGCCGATGCCTGCGGCAATCAGTCTAACCGATACCCGCCTCCGATTTTCGCTCATCGCCCAGGCCAGCAGAAGAAAAACCGCCAACCCGGCCACGCCTCTGGGCACCACGTTTTCTCGCTCCTTATCCGCCGTCCCGGATCAACACCTGGGCGATCCCGATGTCGTAGGCGCGCTGGGGGTCAAACTTGCCCCGCTGGCCGTAAAGCACCCGGGCCTGCTCAATGGCACTGTGAGGCACCCAGCCGTGATCGTTCCAGATGCCCGGGTCGTCCTCGTTTTTCATTCTGAATTCAACCTCCCCGTTCTTCTCGCGCACATACATGCGAACCCGTTTGTTGTCGGGGAAGGGGTAGTAATAGATGCCAACCTTGTCTTTCATTGTGCCAACTGTCCTTAATGCTTAAATCCGCCGGTTTCGGATGGTTTGTCTCACCTTGCCTTGGGATCGACCGGACGGGGTTCGGGGGTGAATCGACTGCAATCAGAAAAGGCCCCGCTCCCGAAGAATCGATGCGGCCTGCCCGCCGATGCGCGTGACCCGGGAAATGGCCCGGGTCAAATGGAAACCGGTCTCTCGGGGGACGCCGGAGCGAATCATCACCAGAGCCATATTGATATTTTCGCCGATCTCATGCCATCGACCGTCACCGGTGACCCTGCCGGCCAGCTCCGATTCGCCGGCAACCAGGCGGGCAAGGGTTGTCAGCAACTGTACGCCCTGCTGATAGCCCGGTCCTTCCATGGCAGCCACCTGGTCGGCAATCTGGCAGGTCCAGATCAATCCGGATTTCACCTTCTCGCTCTGAGCATAGGCCGCAACGGCCCGCTGTATGTCGTCCGGGGAATCGGCTCCGGTCTTCGGCTGTTTTTCTGCAACCATGGGCCGCCTCTCTTTGCAAATGAGGCTGTTCTATCGAATATTTCGACATTTTCAAAGTTTTTTCTTTTCAGCCACCGGGTTCTGGGATACCTTTTTTCAAACGGTAACAATGATTTTTGCATGTTGTTATGCCACGATGGGGTTGAATCGCCCGCAGGAGTCCTTCGGATGAAACCGCAGCGCCGTTTAAAGCACCTCGCCATGCCCGGCGGGGGTTTGCACTTCGACCAGGCGGTCGGCTTGACCCTGGAGACCCCCTCGGCCGGCCATCGTCCGCTTCAGGATGTACTGAAGGAAAGAGAACTTCAGCTGTCCGCCATCATTCAGGCCTTCGACGGCTTCGTCTTCATCTGCACCCGCGACTACCGCCTGGAGTTCATGAACGACCGGCTGATCCGTCGAACCGGCTTCAACGGCATCGGCCACCCCTGTTACAAGGTGCTGCACAATCAGGATCGGGTATGCCCCTGGTGCCGCAACGAGCGCATATTTACCGGTGATACCGTTCACTGGGAGGTGAAAAGCCCCAAGGACCAGCGCTGGTATTACGTCATCGACACGCCCATTTTTCACGCCGATGGAACCGTTTCCAAATTCGGCATGATGATCGACATTCACCGGAGAAAGGCCGACGAACAGGAACTGGAGCAGAACCGTCGCAATCTGGAAGAAATCGTTCGCTCTCGAACCCGGGACCTGACCCTGATCAACCAGCATCTTCTGGACGAGATCGAGGAGCGTAAAAAGGTCGAGAAATCATTGCGGGAAAGCCAGGCGCGGCATCGCATCATCTTCGACGGCTCCAGGGATGCCATCTTTATCAGCGCCGCCGACGGCAGCATCCTGATCTTCAACCGCAGCGCCGCGCAATTGACCGGCTACACCCCGGAAGAGCTTCGCAAACTCAAGATCTTCGATCTTTACGCCAAGGTGGACCCCAACCGCCACAGCAATTTTTTCAAGCGTATCTGGACCGGCCTGTCCATCTCCGGCGAGACCGGAATCGCCCGCAAGGACGGCCGCATGATCTACGCCGAATTCAGCAGCCGCAAAATCGTAATCGGCGGGCGGGCCTGTGCCCACACCATTGTCAGGGATATCACCGCCCGCAAGAAGTCAGAGGCCGCCCTGCGCCGCAGCGAGGCCAAGTACCGGGAGCTGGTGCAGAACACCAACAGCATGATCGTTCGCTTCGATCCCATGGGCCGCATTACGTTTTTCAACGAATACGCCCGAAACTTTTTCGGATTTCCCGGACGCGAAATCATCGGCCGCAACATCCTGGGCGCCATCATCCCGTGGCGCTCGTCTTCGGGACGGGATTACCGCTCCCTGATCATGGACTTTCTCAAGCATCCCGACCATTACCCCACCAATGAGATCGAAAACATCCGTCGGGACGGAACACGGGCCTGGATTGCCTGGACCAACAAGACGGTGCGCGACAAAAACGGGCGGGTTGTCGAGATTCTGAGCGTCGGCGTCGATGTGACCCAGCGCAAACAGGCCCAGGAACAGGTGCAGTTTCTCACCCATCAGCTGATCAAAGCCCAGGAGAACGAGCGCCTCAAAATATCCAGGGATCTTCACGACCACATCGCCCAGGATCTCTCCACCTTGAAAATCAGCCTGGAAACCCTGTTCCGGGACCAGCCCGCGGAGATCCGATCCAAAGTGGACAAGCTCTCCGGCATCCTGCAGCGCTCCATTGCGTCGGTCCGGGACATGGCCTACGACCTGCGCCCCCCAGGATTGGATCAACTGGGTCTGGTCCGGACCTTGTACCTCTATTGCGAGGAGTTCTCCAAATCGAGCCCGGTGGAGATCGATTTCGCCTCCGCCGGCGTGGACGGGTTGAGCCTTGAATACGAAACGGAGATCAACATCTACCGCCTGATCCAGGAGGCCCTGAACAACATCAAGCGCCACGCCGATGCCGATCAGGCCACGATCCGGCTGGTGGCCTCGTCGCCCAACATCGTAATTCGCATCAAGGACAACGGCAGGGGATTCGACGTCAACCACCGCCGCAAACAGGCGTTGAAGGAAAAACGCATGGGGCTGCAGAGCATGGTGGAGCGGGTCCGCCTGCTGGAAGGAAAGATCGACATCCAGTCCCGGCCCGGCAAGGGCAGCTACATTCGGATAGAAATTCCCGTCAAGGAGAAATCCAGTGTCTTCTAAAAAGAGTGTTCTGATCGTCGACGACCACCCGCTTTTCCGGGAAGGTCTCAAGTCCATCATCGCCGGGGACCGGTATTTCACCGTGGCAGGCGAAGCCGGCGACGCCCGCAACGGCTACGCGATGGCCACAAAAATCCGGCCGGACGTCGTCCTCGTCGATATCTCCCTGCCCGACGAAAGCGGCATGCAGCTGACCCGGCGGATTCGAAAGGCACTGCCCTCCACCAGGGTCATGATCATCAGCATGCACTCCAAGATCGATTATATCGTGGAAGCTTTCCAGGCCGGCGCAACGGGCTACGTGGTCAAGGACTCGGCCGCCAGCCGCCTGATCCAGGGATTGCATGCCGTCACCGGAGGCGAGTACTTTCTGGACAGCTCCATCTCCCACGAAGTGGTGGAGCGCCTGATGAAATCCCCGGTACGCGAAGCGCGGGTAAGCGACAGCGACTACGGGCGTTTGACCCCCAGGGAGCAGGAGATCATGCGCATGCTGGCCGAGGGGATTTCAAAAACGGATATCGCCGACCGTCTGTGCATCAGCGTGAAAACCGTCGAAAATCATCGCTCCAACATCATGAAGAAGCTGGATCTTCACAGCACCATGGATCTGGTGCGATATGCCGCCAAACTGGGGCTGATCGATGTCGATCTATGGAAAGAGTAGCCAATCTTGACGACTTCGTAAAAAAACCGATATCTTCGTTACGCGTATCCCTCGTCACTGCGGAGTACCCCAACGTACGCCTCATTCCTCGGGATACGCAAGCCTTGATCTCGGATTTTTTACGAAGTCGTCTGCAAAGCAACTTTTATAAACGCATCCCCCACATCTTGTGAGCGTTTCGATTCCCTTCCCCAATTCTTCTCGCAAATCGGGATTTTCTCCCGGGAGCCGGTAAAAATACCTATAAAAATGAGGTGCTTCCCTATAGACTTTTTGTTTTCTGCCGATAATATGGCTAAAGCAGAGAAAAGCCCGTTGCCCCTATGGGGTGGGCAATGAGCCGATTCTGCCAACATGGCAACGCAGACGCCAGGAAAGGAGAGCACCATGATATCTTCTCCGTGTAAGAATTGCGAAAGAAGGAACGACCCGAAAGACGAATGCCTGAAGAATTGCAAGATTCTTCACGACGTCCAGGAGTTTCACCTGATGACCGCAAAAAGCATCTGCTACAGCGCCATCGACTGCACCGAGGAAAGCCGTTACCAGGTCAAATCGCCGTCTGCAGCCATGATGAGCCCTTTTTAAAAAAAAGCGAGCGACATCGATGACAGATCGATTCCGGTCCGCGGCTCCCGGCGAACCCACACCGCATTCGCCCGGCCGCTCGTCCCCCGAGGTTCACGGAAACGACATGAAAACCCGGCCCGATTCAAAGGATCAGGTTGACATCATCGCCATGGTACGGAGTCTTCAACGCACCGCCGGTTTGAACGACTGTTTTCGAAGGGGCCGGGCCGATTGCGACGACATCCAGTGCCACTGGCGTGGCTATTGTCTGGGAGGGTTGCCGGGCCAGGAAGAATCGGCCAATGGTTCAACCATCAGGCAGCCGGAAAAACGCTCAGGCGAAAGCTTCGATTTTCACAAAAAATGAGTCCAGAACCGTTTCAGGCGCTTTTCCAACTGTCCGGAGGAGCGGCACCTGCCCGTCTGCCAATGGTCTGGCAGCAGCCTTCGATAGCCGGCGTCGCTAAATCGCCGGTCCACGAGCAGTAAACATCCCCGGTCCCGGCTGGTCCGGATAACCCTGCCGGCGGCCTGCAAAACCCGATTGATTCCCGGATAGCGGTAGGCGTAATCGAACCCTGCCCCCATTTCGTCGAAATGCCTGCGAATCAAATCCCTTTCCGGACAAATGGCCGGCAACCCCACCCCGACGATGACAGCGCCGCTGAGCCGTTCGCCCACCAAATCCACACCTTCTCCGAATACGCCTCCCATGACGGCAAAACCCACCAGGGTGTCGCGGTTTTCTGCCGAAAAACGGTCCAGGAACCGGGCCCGCTCGGCGTCATCCATCTCCGGCGACTGAATCGCAACCTGAACCATTTTTTCCAGCATTTCAAAGCGTTCGACCACCATGGCCATATAGGCATAAGAAGGGAAAAAGCACAGGTAGTTGCCTTTCCTGCCGGCAACGAATGTCCGGATGAGTTCGGCGATGGGATCGACGCTTTTTTTGCGCTGAGCATAAATGGTGGAAACACCGTCGGCAACCAGCACTTGCAGGTTGTTGCGGGGAAAAGGGGAACCGATGCCCAATTTGGCGGCGTCGGCGTCGCAGCCGAGAATTTCCTGGAAATAGCCCGGCGGCGTGAGCGTGGCCGAAAAGAAAACCGCCCCCCGACCGCGCTGCAGCGCGGATTTCAACTGCTTCGACGGGTCCAGGCAGAACAGCTTGGTCTCCAGATTCTTGCCTGCCGCCGTGTAGCAGGACACATAACAGTCGTCGTAGCGCTCCAGCACCCGGCAGAAAGCGCCGGCCGCAAAGTAAATTTCCAGGAGAAGCTCCCGCCAGGGGGCCGGCCGGTTCTTGGCCAGCCAGCGTTCCGATATCCGTAAAAAGGCGCGCAGCAACGGCTCCAACCCTTCGGGAGGGAAGGTGTCGGATCGAAATTCTCCGCAGGACGCCGCCTGTTTGCGGGCCGCCAGCATCCAGGTGTTGATCTTGCCCACAGCCCGGTACACGGCCGGCAGATCGGCTTTCACCGCCCGCCTGAGTTCCAGAAACACGGATTTACTCAGTGTGGCAGAGAACATCTCGCGGGACCGGTCCACCAGGTTGTGGGCCTCGTCCACCAGAAAGGCATAGGCGCCGCTCTCCTCGTCGAAAAAGCGCCGGAGATAGACCCGCGGATCGAAGGCGTAATTGTAATCGCAGACGATGCAATCGGCCCAGCAGGCCAGTTCCAGGGAAAGTTCGAAGGGGCACACCCGGCGGTCCCGGGCAACGGCCTCGATGGCCTCCCGGTCGAGGTTGTCGTGGGCAAAGGCATCCTGCAGGGCATCGGGCAGACGGTCGAAATGGCCCTTGGCGTACTCGCACAGATCCGGGCTGCAGGCGGCTTCGGGGCAAAAACAGATGTGATCTTTGGCGGTCAGGCAGACCCGCTTGAGCCGAAGCCCCTTTCCCTGAAGCAGGTTCAAGGCCCCCACGGCGGCGGCTTTGCCGGTGTTGCGGGCCGTGAGAAAAAAGATCCGGTCGGTGTCGCCGCTTCCAATGGTCTTGATCGCCGGGAACAGCGCCGCCATGGTTTTTCCGATTCCGGTGGCGGCCTGGATCAGGGCCTGGCCGCCGTCCCGCAAGGTCCGATACACCGTCACGGCCATGGTCCGCTGGCCGGTGCGATAAGACGCGAAGGGAAAATCGAGTTCATCGATGGTGGTGTTGCGAAGCTGCCGCCATCGAACCTGGGTCGTGGCCCAGGCGAGATATCCGTCGATCAGGTCTTTAAAGAAGGATTCCAGTTCGCCCAGCGTAAACGTCTCCTCCCGTTCCAATGTTTTTTTGCTGTCCACATTACAGTAAGTCAGCCGGACGCCCACTTTTTCAAGTTTCCGTTCACGGGCCAACAGATACGCATAGGCTTTGGCCTGGCCCCAATGGCAGGGGTCGGACCGATCTTCGAGATCGGCCAGTTCCCGGGTGGTGGACTTGATCTCTTCGACAACGGCGCCTCCCTCTTCTTCGAAAACCCCGTCGATCCGCCCGCCGACCGCCAGCACCAGCTGTTCGGTTTCCACCTCCAGGGAAACCGGTACCTCGGCCTGGTAGCCCGCCGGGCGCCGTCGCTGAATCTCCCGATGGATGCGGATACCGTCAAGGGATCGCCCCGGAGAGGAAAAGCGAACGTCCAGATCGCCGCTGCGCAGCACCGACGCCACCAACGTTGTTACGGCGATTGGATGTCTTTCTTTCAACATCTCTTTCCTTGGCTCTTTCCTTTCGCGACCCGATTGGGCTTGCCATGAAGCAAAACGGGCACTACTGTATGGACCGAATTCGCTGCGGTCAAGCCGACAAACCGGTACGGCCCCACAAAAAGAGAATACCGATTGTTAATCAAGGAGAAGCGCCATGCAATCACGCCCGCTGGGAAAAACCGACATTCACCTGTCAGCGATCATCATGGGCACCTGGCAGACCGGCAAATCCATGTGGACCGGAATCGACGACGCCCAGAGCGAAAAAGCGGTCCGGGCCGCCATGGACGCCGGCATCACCACCTTCGATACGGCCGAAGTATACGGCAACGGGCACTCGGAAAAGGTCCTGGGCAAGGCCATCGGCAGCCGCCGCGGCGAAGTGCAGATCCTTTCCAAGGTCTTTTCCAACCACCTCAAGTACGACCAGGTGGTGGGGGCCTGCAGCCGTTCGCTTAAAAACCTGGGGACCGACTATCTGGACCTTTATCAGATCCACTGGCCTCCGGGATCTTTCGGCGCCAAACCGGTGCCCAT
This window of the uncultured Desulfosarcina sp. genome carries:
- a CDS encoding ATP-dependent DNA helicase — translated: MLKERHPIAVTTLVASVLRSGDLDVRFSSPGRSLDGIRIHREIQRRRPAGYQAEVPVSLEVETEQLVLAVGGRIDGVFEEEGGAVVEEIKSTTRELADLEDRSDPCHWGQAKAYAYLLARERKLEKVGVRLTYCNVDSKKTLEREETFTLGELESFFKDLIDGYLAWATTQVRWRQLRNTTIDELDFPFASYRTGQRTMAVTVYRTLRDGGQALIQAATGIGKTMAALFPAIKTIGSGDTDRIFFLTARNTGKAAAVGALNLLQGKGLRLKRVCLTAKDHICFCPEAACSPDLCEYAKGHFDRLPDALQDAFAHDNLDREAIEAVARDRRVCPFELSLELACWADCIVCDYNYAFDPRVYLRRFFDEESGAYAFLVDEAHNLVDRSREMFSATLSKSVFLELRRAVKADLPAVYRAVGKINTWMLAARKQAASCGEFRSDTFPPEGLEPLLRAFLRISERWLAKNRPAPWRELLLEIYFAAGAFCRVLERYDDCYVSCYTAAGKNLETKLFCLDPSKQLKSALQRGRGAVFFSATLTPPGYFQEILGCDADAAKLGIGSPFPRNNLQVLVADGVSTIYAQRKKSVDPIAELIRTFVAGRKGNYLCFFPSYAYMAMVVERFEMLEKMVQVAIQSPEMDDAERARFLDRFSAENRDTLVGFAVMGGVFGEGVDLVGERLSGAVIVGVGLPAICPERDLIRRHFDEMGAGFDYAYRYPGINRVLQAAGRVIRTSRDRGCLLLVDRRFSDAGYRRLLPDHWQTGRCRSSGQLEKRLKRFWTHFL
- a CDS encoding response regulator transcription factor, with amino-acid sequence MSSKKSVLIVDDHPLFREGLKSIIAGDRYFTVAGEAGDARNGYAMATKIRPDVVLVDISLPDESGMQLTRRIRKALPSTRVMIISMHSKIDYIVEAFQAGATGYVVKDSAASRLIQGLHAVTGGEYFLDSSISHEVVERLMKSPVREARVSDSDYGRLTPREQEIMRMLAEGISKTDIADRLCISVKTVENHRSNIMKKLDLHSTMDLVRYAAKLGLIDVDLWKE
- a CDS encoding PAS domain S-box protein; protein product: MKPQRRLKHLAMPGGGLHFDQAVGLTLETPSAGHRPLQDVLKERELQLSAIIQAFDGFVFICTRDYRLEFMNDRLIRRTGFNGIGHPCYKVLHNQDRVCPWCRNERIFTGDTVHWEVKSPKDQRWYYVIDTPIFHADGTVSKFGMMIDIHRRKADEQELEQNRRNLEEIVRSRTRDLTLINQHLLDEIEERKKVEKSLRESQARHRIIFDGSRDAIFISAADGSILIFNRSAAQLTGYTPEELRKLKIFDLYAKVDPNRHSNFFKRIWTGLSISGETGIARKDGRMIYAEFSSRKIVIGGRACAHTIVRDITARKKSEAALRRSEAKYRELVQNTNSMIVRFDPMGRITFFNEYARNFFGFPGREIIGRNILGAIIPWRSSSGRDYRSLIMDFLKHPDHYPTNEIENIRRDGTRAWIAWTNKTVRDKNGRVVEILSVGVDVTQRKQAQEQVQFLTHQLIKAQENERLKISRDLHDHIAQDLSTLKISLETLFRDQPAEIRSKVDKLSGILQRSIASVRDMAYDLRPPGLDQLGLVRTLYLYCEEFSKSSPVEIDFASAGVDGLSLEYETEINIYRLIQEALNNIKRHADADQATIRLVASSPNIVIRIKDNGRGFDVNHRRKQALKEKRMGLQSMVERVRLLEGKIDIQSRPGKGSYIRIEIPVKEKSSVF
- a CDS encoding response regulator transcription factor, whose translation is MRLLLVEDDEKIASFVKKGFKAEGFAVDHATDGSAGLDMALTEPYDAAVVDIMLPKMDGLSLIGRLRREKVMTPVIILSAKSEIDDRVRGLQIGGDDYLSKPFAFSELLARVQALIRRASGAGEPTRLTCGDLTIDILTRDVRRGGEKIELQPLEYSLLEYLMRNAGRVVSKTMIMEHVWDYHFDPQTNVVEARICRLRDKVDRDFPEKMIQTVRGVGYVLRRND
- a CDS encoding GatB/YqeY domain-containing protein; translation: MTLQDKLKTDLKEAMKAKDAARKDAIRVVMGEMARADKKEFSDEEIVRILKKLIKSEKEMLEKSSQGDSSAFIETIEAYLPRMATQEEIRSWIEANIDFSAYKNKMQAMGAIMAHFGSSADGNLVKQVLQKIPG
- a CDS encoding nucleoside transporter C-terminal domain-containing protein, whose product is MVPRGVAGLAVFLLLAWAMSENRRRVSVRLIAAGIGAQLLLGLVLLKLPACMQLFLLLNEAVMALEGATTAGTSFVFGYLGGAELPFAEAYPGASFILAFRALPLVLVISALSALLFYWRILPLVVQGFSWCLKKTMGVGGAEGLAVSANVFVGMVESPLFVRPYLEAMTRSELFTLMTAGMATIAGTVMVLYASILGDLIPGVMGHILTASIISVPAAVTVAKVMIPETKAPTGGTLTPASEVAGSMDAVTRGTLQGVELLINIVAMLVVLVALVHLLNTLLGLLPDVGEGSLTLQRVLGAIMAPVVWLMGVPWAEAATAGGLMGIKIVLNELLAYLELSRLPAGTLGEGSLLIMTYAMCGFANPGSLGIMIGGLGTMAPKRRSEIVGLGLRSVVAGILATCMTGAVVGIITVF
- a CDS encoding ATP-binding protein, translating into MSFAATIRLPRTLSFRLTLWYGAIFSLSAGLAFLFFYALITTHLKQRLDNRLSDKIAEFEAIYNLQGIEEVKSAMLIESQAAGEKKVFFRLLYASGVAFSSSNMSYWQQIGVNRKAVDRLIAEQGRVYETVDLPGRRDRVRIGYGIIGRGIVVQLGYSLESDTAFIAIFKKLFLISMSALILIAVLVGWFMARRALSGVEAVTRTARQISEKDLGKRVPITARHEEIDRLAVTFNQMLDRIEKLVAGIREMGDNIAHDLKSPVARIRGMAEISLSTGGTRDDLLALAGSTIEECDRLLDMINTMLVISKTDAGAGDMAIQPVNMAEVVRAALALFGPLAEDKGISMDCDMPEALMVDGDLRMLQRGMANLLDNAIKYTPAGGKIDIRGFRDNKDSEGINISIRDNGIGIRNDELARIFDRFYRCDQSRAAGGSGLGLSLADAIARAHHGKILVESTPGKGSLFTLSLPAGKVAASSR